AAACGACCGTGAACTTgtccccagaatttttttttgtttgttttccatTGTGAAACGTTGCTACAGTGGGCTCTACCGAAGACCACTCTAATTTTTTTACATGACAccacaatttgcataccgccccaacagatccactgaCGAAGTAAACGCCATCGCACtgctctcccacctggacaagaggattacctatgtaagaatgctgttcgccaattactacagctcagccttcaacaccatagtgccctccaagctcatcactaagctcagggccctgggtctgaagcccttcctgtgcaactgggtcctggacttcctgatgggccaaccccaagtggtgaaggtaaacaacaacaccggggtgtgtgctcagtcccctcctacacgccctgttcacccatgactgcgtggccatgcacatcAACTCAAGTTTgttgatgacaacagtggtaggcctgattactaaCAACAAGACAGCCTACGGGAAGGAGGCGAGTGCcttggcggagtggtgccaggaaaataacctctccgtCGTCAATGTCAACAATACGAAGGAGCTGATTGTTGACTAAAGGAGACCGAGAGAGCATGCCCTcatccacatcaacagggctgcagtggatGGTCAAAAGCAGAGGTTGGGACAGAAGGAACAGAAGACCGGAAAATAACTAAATCAGAAACGAAAGTGATATCTATACTGTTCCCTATCTGAGCATGAGAACCGGTTAATGTTCTTTCACATTCCGGGCATTTTTTTTCAGTtccacaaaacacaaaacaaggCTCCTATAACAAAGCCCTCACTCGGTCACTCAGAAaggtattccagtgtctgcctgtcAGTTGAAAATCTTTGTGTGCATGTGTAGGCAACGTGGATTatctttttcaatgctagttaaggatactatagtttTCACATTTCACATTGAATTTATTAACTATAAAAAGGCAAGACGTGTTTTTAATTTGGGTtctgctctgcacacacacaagcttgttagctctAGTCCAACTCTCGGAAGTTCAAAGATATTCAAAAAGTATATCTTCCcccatagaagccgctcctccgtaagtataattctgtgggcctaattaAGATAATGTATGTCATAAGATCTCCAGCGCTTCAAACCAAACCTCCTACTCCTCCACCTTCTCTCGCAACCCGTAGAATTCCAGTTGCAACTCACGCCCTACACTTGGTTGTCCATCACGCATGTAAACAACTATAGCCTAGGCAGCCGATAGCACCCACGCCTAGGCTAACACAACTATAGTTTGcctgctccatagcaagctgctctatccccggtgaagtaatttaatgttgagccaaaaaaggaacagaaaggaactaTACAAACCggtactttttgttgttgttcgaACCAGTTCAGAAATGCATTTTGTAGGTTGGAAGAATGGAATGAAACGAAAAAAAATAACCCAACACCCTGCAATTCTATCCATTTTGCTATGGGGGTTTGTAGTGTATTTATATGCTGTATTCTTCAcatagctcattctaatatttctactactgtaaattgcattttagttacactgtttacacacacacacatcacatattGAATTATATTCTGAATTCTTGAGTTTActgtatctactgctgtacatttAATTCCTAGTACATCTTGTGTAAATGCATCTGGTGtagattgcatttggattactgttagTGCTATTTGAGTTGTTgttctttcttttgttgttttatttAGTTGATTATTTGTGTACCTGtcttgacattttactgcattgaTAGGTGCTAGTAATATAATCATTTTGCTGCAcacgctataacatctgctaaactgtgtacgtgaccaataaactttgatgcTTCATTGTCGCtacggggtgaagtttcccctaggtacagatctaggatcagctgcacatttagtttttgccctagcaATACACAGTGGATTCAAATAATAAAAGCTTAATaatgagttgattatttgaatccgctgtgtagtgctagggcaaaaacaaaaaaacgtgcGCCCCTTAGGATCCCCCAGGACCAAGAATGGGAACACTGGTCAAGGGTCAACTTCACCCTACCTTGTCAGCGGCTGCTAGAAGGTCGTCAGCCATCTTGTCCAAGTTGGGGGCCTTGTCTGTGTAGATGAAACACATCATCTCCTTGAAGACCTCTGGCTCCACGTCGTTGATCTCCACTCGGTtctagagaggtggagagagcagGTGAGAGAAAAACGGTGAGGCAGAGAAAGGGGGAAGGAGAAAGCCAGAGAGATTCGATACATGTAAATTGCACATTTTTAGAAGTTTAATATTGATCCACGTGAGAGGAAGCCGAAGTGGAATAACGTACAACATGTGCATGATACATGTTTTTGTGGGGAACTTTGAGAGCTGCCCTTTCAATTACAAAATAGGAAATACAACTAAAACATCAAAGAGAAAATAGATTTCGGCGTCTTCCCCCTCATCGCTGTTCATTGACCATTGTGTGTCTGAAATTGTAAGGTGGACCATTTCTTTCGGTTTCAAAAAAGTTCAATTTGGAAAAAAACTGAAAAAAACCTTGCTCCATGACTGAAAAATGGCCTTGTTTTCTGAAAAGGATTTCAGAATGGTTGAGGCATCTCACACAATTTAATTTCTTATTGTTGCAAGCACACAAAGGATAAGAAACGCAATTCCTGGGATCGGGCTGCTTTGAGATGATTTTATTTTAGAAACCCTATTGTTGGGTTTCGTCAAACAGCCTTGTGCAATAGAATGGTCTACGAAACACCTTTCACTATGAACTGACAGTAAGTCGCTGCAGATACTATAAGTATCTGCATTCTGTTAAATTATGCCATTACACCAGCAGATTGGGAATAAAATAGTGAAACAACcattttttacagaaatgttttaaGCCAAGAACAAAAAACATGACTTTGAAGTCAATATTATAAAAGAGGATGatttacctggctaaataaaGCCAGGTATATATTTTTAGACGTACAAACATGTTAAGAGGATCCAAGTGAAGGAAGATTGAGGAAAGGGGCCCCTGACTCACCTTTTTGCTCTCCTCCATCTCATGCTCAAACATGGCACTGAAGACAGGCGAGCGTGCTGAggaaaatacaaatatttatttAGATTAAAAGATTAGATCATGCCACTGGGCCTCAATAGAAATTGGAGGCGTCTGCAttttatgaatgtgtgtgtgtgtgtgtgttctgtctgtacCTGCTAATATGGCTTTGTGGGCCTGGAACTCCTGCCCGGCCACACACAGGGAGCAGTCGGTGAAGCGCGAGTTCTCCCACAGCCCGCCCAGCTCATCAGCCAGTCTGCAGTCAGGCACCTTCACCATGTTCATGGTGTTCTGACCCGAGATGTTCACAGAGTCCTGCACCACACTCACCTTGAGAAAACAGAGGCcgcgtttagacaggcagaccaattctAATCTTTTTTCCGCTATTTGGTCTTTTGATATCAGACCTGAAGACCAATTTGTGAAAAAAAAACAGaatttgcctgcctgcctgtctaaacacagccaGAGAGTAAGCCCACCAAACCAACCTGGTCACAATTATCAACAATGTGAAGCCACTAAAGCTGCTCTGTCTAAATACATACTGCCTGAAGCATAAATCAGCAAGTCCACAGATGATGAGAAGCGATAGTCCGGAGTCCCATTGTGACATATCTGACACCACCATCTGTGGGGGACGCACAGCCCGAACATGCACCTCCCCACAATTCCCAACAGACATGGCTCCGGTAAGAGTCCTGTTAACAGCTGGAAAAATAGCTTGAGCTGCACTGAGAAATCTAAAAGTATGAAAGCCAAAAGGTCCAATATTCTAGAATAGTTTTGGACTATGATAGACGCTTTGCCCAACGATCAAACGGATCCCATCAAAAAGAGACATTTATATTAACTAAGCCTTCCAATGTGCTCCAATGAAACAAAGACAACCACATCAACCCCCAAAAACAACTAAATCATTTAAAACAATGACAACCGCAGCAGCCCACCCAACCTCAGAGACATGAATAGCTGAGATACAGGGGGAATGTAAACCAGGCCACCTGAAATGAACACAAAGGACAGTCTGTACACTCTTAAATTTTCCCCATCTTCTTGTTTAAAGGAACATTTCACTacaaaatcaaagtttgtcagatgttttcagacctGAAAAATAGCCTAATGTCTAAAGATGATTAATTGATTTGACAGGAAAATTTCCCCTTTTAAGCCTGTCTCATTTAGTGGAATGGGGTCTTACCTCACAAAACAAGGTGAGCTTGTCGTCAGGCAGAAGACCGTTGGCCTCGTCCAACAGGAAGTCTCGGCGGATGAACTTCTTAAAGCCCCAGTCCTTCCCCTGGACAAACCGATATGCTCTCTGGCTTTCTGcagaggcaaggagagaggaaACGTTTGTGAGAAACACTTCTATTTATACATAGACTCATGTGTTGAACTAGAGTAAGGGTTTTCAACAGGCAGGCGGCCGATGAGCCAAATCTGGCCGGTGAGCTGATTTGACCCGCTAAAGGTTGTCTTGATAATACTTCAACAATTTGCAAATCTACTTTAGTTTATTTCATGATGTACACATTTGCAGCTAAACGCTGAATTGCAATGCAGACAAGAGAGACCAATGACAAAAATGTTCAAGCATACTATTCTATAGGGGTTTGCCAATCTGGCCATACTAGTATTTGTAATCGTATCGTATACTCGTAATAGGAAAAACGTAAGTGCTTCAAAATGGTTCTTGGCAATAGCCTAGACCTACCTAATAATCTCCTTGCATGTTTATAGACCACAAAAAGCTCCAGGAACagcggaggtgtgtgtgttctcagaacTTGCAGCAGGCATGTTTGCTGTCACTCAGCATGGTTTCATATTTTTTTCCTACATCCTCACTCACTTATTTTTTATCATATAAACAGCTGGCAGCAACAATCTAAATGACCGGAGCAAAACGTGAGAGGAGAACTGACTGAAGAAACTGTCATGCAATGAGGAGCTGAAGAGCGTTACAGCTGCGCTCTATCCAATCGTAGCAGCAGCATCAACATACAGCCCACCCATTTCTTTTTTAGACAGCTGAACGATCCAATTGAGTCATTAAGAGCATGCAGCATCTCTGACTTGAGAAAGATGCGTGCTGGCAGCTGAAAATGACTTTTTTACGATCACAAAAAGACTTGTATCACAATTGTATCTGGAAAATGTCCCATATATGTTACGACACTTGTTTTATCCGAGTACTCGGCACACCCATCCTATTCTTTACATTTCTCAAAGCTCTCCATCAGAGTGGCTACTGCTAACCCCACTCACCCATGGCTTTGGTCTCTTCTCCCTTGGCGTTGAGGATGGAGAACTTGAACTTGGCACGCACCTCAGCCTTGGGACAGCTAACCAGGAGCAAGTAGAGGGAAAGGTAGTCTTTGCTCTCCTCATCCAGCCCTTTAGGGTTCACCCGCAGACACCTGTTAGAATTATGAGCGAGGAAACAGTCAATATTCAACAGTTAAACACAGCACTCTCATCAAAGAGGTTAGCTACCATTGACACAAGAGTTGGGCTGTTAGCAGCAAAATTTGCACTGGTGCCATTGCTAACTCTCCAACCAACAACATCTGGTGATAATGCCTTAGTCATTGTGTCGAATTTTGATGGTCTTTCATAACAAATACAACATCTTGAAACATGTAAAGAAAAATATTTTCCACCACGCACCATTTGAGCTTGTCATTGGCGCCTGAGGAGAAGGTGGAGCTCTTAATGACCTCGCCCATCTCCTCGCGACAGAAGCTGAAGTTGTTGATGGTCCACATGTAGGAGAATTTTACCACTTTGATCTGTGGGGGGGAACACCGCCAGAGATGGGAGGcaatataatgaagagatgcgtGCTCTGACCTCCTGAGAAAATAATTATTCTAATCCCCAACCCCACACTTACACCCATCCCTTACCTGAGTGTAGCACCAGCTCTCCGCCACAGGCCCGCTGGACATTTCCGCAGGGGGAGGGGGACTCGGGACTCTTGACATCGCCAGGGTGGCAGCAGGTCGTGGCGGAGTGTGGGAGAATCTGTTCTTTCAGAGGTCCAGAATCACTCCAGAGTCTAAGATGTGTCGACAAACCTCAGGCGGTAACAATTTGTGCCCTGAAAAGACAGGGGACAGGTCTGAGCAGGACTTTCAAACGAACATGTTCCAACTCCTGACAGCCTTATGTAAATAGAAAATTATCCATTTCATGTTTCTTTTTTAATTCCTGAATTATATAGACCACTTTCCCATCTAGCCCAGGCTAGCGCTCCCAAGTCAGCAGTCTGAAAAATATGCAATTGATTGACCTCACCAGAAGCCTAACCACCATGCAACATCCTCCATACAACGCCCAACAAGGATAGATGCTGCCCATATCTCATTAGTCTAGACCAGGGTTTTCCAAACACGTTTTAGTTTTTGCCCAAACACTACACAGATGATTTTAAtaaatcaactaatcatcaagacTTAATCATTTGAATTAACTGtgtaatgttaaaaaaaaaaaaaacgtgcaccccttggggtcccgaagacaagagtttgggaaacgctggtctAGACTCATGTAAACTCAATATCATTTCAATTAATTCTCCCTAACTCTGTATGAGGCAGTGCTGCACGCCTAGAGATTGCCAATGAGGGCCATGATTCAGGCTGGATAAATTGTCCATGACCCTTTGGGGACAGCGGACGATTGATGCCCATGGCCGGGCCACTCCAGGATCAATAACCTCCACAATGGCAATTAAGTCTCAAAATGAACTGTAAATAAACCAGGGAGAGCTACTCCTGTGTGGAATTCGCTGCCGACAGATTGTAGACCTCTCAAGCGCTAGCGAGCCACACAAACAGTTTGTTAGCCTACTGCTCATAGGATGAGAAATTATGGACAATTAGCCTTGCGAACAAACTGACCGTGTTTTCTAAGCAGTCTGACAGTATACACTACAtgcccaaaagtatgtggacacctgcttgtcgaacatctcattccaaaatcatgggcattaataaggagttggtcccccatttgctgctataacagccttcactcttctgggaaggctttacattagatgttggaaccttgctgcggggacttgcttccattcagctacaagagcattacatgctgaccacacagGTAGCGTTGCATgagcgagcgttgcaaaatatatgtacacatacatgttattcaatcattgcacccacactgctcacgagcgtctgcgttgccaggtGCTAAAATTGCCAGGTGCTAAAGTGGATTCTATTTGTggacgcgctgcaagtcctgtcTCTCCAATCTCCTCATTGGCTTTTAGAAGTATATACCCACGtggcatctcctcattggttacaCCTACGTGGGTgcttgaaagatgaactgaggtcagtTATGGTAATACACCTTATGAAAGTTTGTTGCCAattgccatataaagtccaaaaaagaaaaagcctggaaggaggagagatgactagaaacgatgcGGTTGACTGttgtgtgtggattaattgtccgAGTAgtggaccttgtgcatttcagggaAAATAAGTCAATGtatatatcccaggacaaattagctagcaacagcaagctagctatctAAATTCAAGGTAGTTATGTGTCCATGGTATCGCAACAGGACAAGTAAACCAAATATCTTGTTTGTATTTTCCTAGGATTCAAAGCCTATGTCAAAGAATTGTCATGGAGCACGTGTGCGACTAAGTTGAAAGATGTTGGCGCACCAAGAAATTTAGgaacagaataaaacatatttgCGATATTAAAGCAAGAATCGTACATTTTTCTAGGTGCACTAGTGCTCCCAAATAAAATTCCAGGTCGCAGAGCAAAATATTTAAGCGCATATGCGAGTAAAATAGTCACATTGTACAGCAGTGTAGagcatttttccccaaaaaatgttGCCGTCTAAAGAGCACAAACTTGAATGTTGTgcaaattctgtgcaacttccggcgtgcgtttactgtgaacacagaGGCTGTACCAGCTTTAAATGTACTGTTTTAACAGTGACCaattaggctactgtggctatttgatcataatgtaggcctaccagatgTTGAAATTTAGAAAATGTTCAGAACCGACACTGAATCGCAGGAGCTAACTTCTAGCTATGTAGAAGATGGACGGAAAAACACCCAGTGCTGTTTACCTGAGAttccatcatcacacagtccttctcgTATGTGTCCGCTatgacttcctttgtgtcggaAAGAAAGGCTGAACAGTATTGGTTGTAGCCAAATTGACACTCAAATAATGGCTGACCAATGGAGAAGCATCATCCACACCTCCCACTAAAGCCCGCCCACAGCTGTTGGGTCAAAAGTGCACACGAAGAACGAgtgtttcaatttttttttaaagcaacaacaaaaaagcactGCAAGCAAAGGGGGCAGCCTAGCCAAAATGGAGCGTGGTTAATAGCGAAATTAAATTGGAGTTTTGTTTTCATTTTTGGGGAATAAAATGCATAAAGTTAATTGCTCTATTACAAAATATTTGAttgcaaattattattatttttactttGAAGCATCGTTTTtttgctttcagaacaattatttttgattgaaaagAAAAGTTTTGCtcttgacaaaaagacacaaatgtacctccataGAACATAGTCCTAGAGAGAGAATTAGCAaactcacacatgcacaccccCGTAAAAGCACCCGTCAATCAAAGCCATCCGCgtacagtcccttcagaaagtattcagatcccttgacattttccaggtaggttacagccttattctaaaatgtattacattgttttatactctaaatctacacacaataccccataatgacaaagcaaaaacaggtttttagaaaaagtttaatttatttaaaaaattacttaAATATCCCAAGCATTCAGacactttaacttctctagggtagggggcagcattcgaaattttggatgaaatgcatgcccaaattaaactgcctgcttcttgggcccagaagatatgatatgcatataactggtagatttggatagaaaactctaaactttccaaaactgttaaaatagtgtctgagtataacagaactgatttggcaggcgaaaacctgagaaaaatccattcaggaagtagttgtttttttggttttgtagctttctattcaatgccattacagtatccattgacttaggactcaaattgcagtttctatgccttccactagatgtcaacagtctttagaaattgtttcaggcttgtattctgaataatgaggaagtaagagcagtctgaacgagtggaccctaaagtgtcacagagctttttcatgcgcgagaccgagaaagtgcgtttcttgtttaccttttaaattgacgacgttattgtccggttgaaatattatcgatttaggctaaaaacaacctgaggattgaatataaacatcgttgacatgtttctatgaactttacggatacaatttggatttttttgtctgcctgttttgactgcgtttgagcctgtggattactgagaAAAACGaaagaggtttttggatataaagagactttatcgaaaaaaaggaacatttattgagtaaatgaatgtctgctgagtgcaaccatatgaagatcatcaaagggattcattttatctctatttctgacttgtgtaactgttccacttggctggttactgtttgtaatgatttgtctagtgggctatgttctcaaataattgtAAGTTatcctctaacgcctcacaaacccggatccgggatcccccccatcaaaaaagctgactagcatagcctagcctaaagccacagggatatcatataataaaatgttcatgaaatcacaagtccaagacaccaaatgaaagatacacatcttgtgaatccagccatcatttctgatttttaaaatgttttacagggaagacacaatatgtaaatctattagctaaccacgttagcaaaagacatcacttttttactccaccatttttttactccaccattttcttactgcatcagtagctatcacaaattcgaccaaataaagatataaatagccactaaccaagaaacaacttcatcagatgagtctgataacatatttattgtatagcatatgttttgttagaaaaatgtgcatatttcaggtataaatcatagtttaccattgcagccaccatcacaactctcaccaaagcgactagaataactacagagaccatcgtgtattacctaattactcatcataaaacatttcttaaaaatacacagcgtacagcagatgaaagacacagatcttgtgaatccagccaatatttcagattttctaagtgttttacagcgaaaacacaatatagcgttatattagcttaccacaatagcaaacatcacaacagcattgattcaaggcaaaaatagcgataacgtataaaccaccaaaatatataaattttttcactaaccttctcagaattcttcagatgacagtcctataacatcatattacacaatgcatatagagtttgttcgaaaatgtgcatatttagcggcacaaatcgtggttatacaatgtgattagtggccaaaacttcaagcaatctgtccggcgccatcttggagaggcacctattctaatcaaaaactattcataaacttgactaaaaaatacaagttg
This genomic stretch from Salvelinus namaycush isolate Seneca chromosome 4, SaNama_1.0, whole genome shotgun sequence harbors:
- the LOC120046377 gene encoding speckle-type POZ protein-like codes for the protein MSRVPSPPPPAEMSSGPVAESWCYTQIKVVKFSYMWTINNFSFCREEMGEVIKSSTFSSGANDKLKWCLRVNPKGLDEESKDYLSLYLLLVSCPKAEVRAKFKFSILNAKGEETKAMESQRAYRFVQGKDWGFKKFIRRDFLLDEANGLLPDDKLTLFCEVSVVQDSVNISGQNTMNMVKVPDCRLADELGGLWENSRFTDCSLCVAGQEFQAHKAILAARSPVFSAMFEHEMEESKKNRVEINDVEPEVFKEMMCFIYTDKAPNLDKMADDLLAAADKYALERLKVMCEDALCTSLSVENAAEILILADLHSADQLKTQAVDFINYHAAEVMETAGWKSMVASHPHLVAEAYRSLASAQYPFLGPPRKRLKQS